The Zygosaccharomyces rouxii strain CBS732 chromosome G complete sequence genome contains a region encoding:
- the ARG2 gene encoding acetyl-CoA:L-glutamate N-acetyltransferase (similar to uniprot|P40360 Saccharomyces cerevisiae YJL071W ARG2 Acetylglutamate synthase (glutamate N-acetyltransferase) mitochondrial enzyme that catalyzes the first step in the biosynthesis of the arginine precursor ornithine forms a complex with Arg5 6p) has product MMWQRLLGQRLGYQQPNALSKNVILSVLNSTATKREARDYLTKYTDGSDKHNYCLLLIRHLQNISQKNLHKLSGTITRLRMLGLKPICVIPPSNHVDKQAESWDRLLSWADLRPLHLFDSLSVGSDGSVESVLQSQRSMLEQSEHLVPILRPYMYDKSTARQSMVPESIQFFRGLCNGQIPHIDKFFILNNIGGIPSNERHENSHVFINLSQEFNHISSLLSNQLAQLRNREPNSEDLLDRMAVHMKEEEYSLLELKWKEHIEDLQLMNVVLSNLSNSSTGLITTTRAASLAHNSNNPLLHNLLTDRSLISSSLPRFKKRHESLESNDDHAWYELPGDLDEEVREREIRDTNHVKMAENLQDAIFVTTVLKKGIHIKIYNDSTLTAENSVGLPNVPYDCADYVNDSKLNLTKLKRILDQSFGRELDLKHYMNRVNGRIASVIVIGDYEGIAILTYEGPKENQFVYLDKFAVMPHLKGSLGISDIIFNLMFKLFPKELLWRSRRDNVVNKWYFQRSVAVMDLSMDLSDHDKQPSQFKLFYYGDPEAAFKSFNNKDRLKEYARYVRDIKPSWAK; this is encoded by the coding sequence ATGATGTGGCAAAGGCTCCTAGGACAGCGATTGGGTTACCAGCAGCCCAATGCGCTCTCAAAGAATGTTATACTCTCAGTTCTGAATTCCACAGCGACCAAACGTGAAGCTAGGGACTATTTGACGAAATACACAGATGGTAGTGATAAACACAATTACTGCTTGCTCTTAATTCGACATTTACAAAATATATCACAAAAGAATCTACACAAGTTATCAGGCACCATTACGAGACTTCGAATGCTAGGTCTAAAGCCCATTTGTGTAATTCCTCCATCAAATCACGTGGATAAACAGGCAGAATCATGGGATAGATTACTATCATGGGCAGATTTGAGACCGCTACACCTatttgattctttatcTGTTGGATCCGATGGATCCGTAGAATCAGTACTACAATCCCAAAGATCTATGTTGGAACAATCAGAACACTTAGTACCCATTTTAAGACCTTACATGTACGATAAATCAACGGCAAGACAATCGATGGTTCCAGAATCtatacaattttttcgAGGATTATGCAATGGTCAAATCCCTCACATTGATAAGTTCtttattttgaacaatATTGGTGGGATTCCCTCTAATGAAAGGCACGAAAATTCCCACGTCTTTATTAACCTTTCGCAAGAATTTAACCACATATCCAGCTTATTGTCCAATCAGTTAGCTCAACTGAGAAATAGAGAACCTAATTCTGAAGATTTACTGGACCGGATGGCGGTCCACATGAAGGAGGAGGAATACTCACTACTAGAATTGAAATGGAAGGAACATATCGAGGATTTACAGTTGATGAACGTTGTATTGtccaatttatccaacTCGTCGACAGGACtcattaccaccacaaGAGCTGCTTCCTTGGCTCACAATTCGAATAATCCCTTGCTTCATAACCTTTTAACTGATAGATCTCTAATATCTTCCTCACTACCCCGTTTTAAGAAAAGACATGAGAGTTTAGAGTCTAATGATGATCATGCATGGTATGAGTTGCCCGGTGAtcttgatgaagaagtaagagaaagagaaattaGGGATACAAACCACGTTAAAATGGCAGaaaatttacaagatgCGATTTTTGTCACTACCGTCTTAAAGAAAGGTATCCAcataaaaatttacaacGACTCCACACTGACCGCTGAAAATTCCGTGGGGCTACCCAATGTTCCCTATGATTGTGCCGATTATGTTAACGATTCTAAATTAAATCTCACCAAGTTGAAGAGAATTTTAGATCAAAGTTTTGGTCGTGAGTTGGATTTAAAACATTACATGAACCGGGTCAACGGTCGTATAGCATCTGTCATTGTCATTGGTGATTACGAAGGTATCGCAATCTTGACCTATGAGGGCCCCAAAGAAAACCAGTTTGTGTACCTAGATAAATTCGCTGTAATGCCGCACTTGAAAGGTTCATTGGGTATTTCAGACATTATCTTCAACTTGATGTTCAAATTATTTCCTAAGGAACTTCTATGGAGAAGTAGAAGGGATAATGTCGTGAACAAATGGTACTTCCAAAGAAGTGTTGCGGTGATGGATCTTTCCATGGATCTCTCTGATCATGACAAACAACCAAGTCAATTCAAGCTCTTCTACTACGGAGATCCGGAGGCTGCTTTCAAATCCTTCAACAACAAGGACAGGTTGAAAGAGTATGCAAGGTACGTAAGAGATATAAAACCCAGTTGGGCCAAATGA
- the APE3 gene encoding aminopeptidase Y (similar to uniprot|P37302 Saccharomyces cerevisiae YBR286W APE3 Vacuolar aminopeptidase Y processed to mature form by Prb1p), whose amino-acid sequence MKLSLGTASASCVLAASIGRAFVIPAPFEGAFTASETETAGANNVEETYEGYLESLANMANMEGLDLDTENFPRPHIPYFLKPLVETEKLQSKISVGDLNSTAIDLFHIANSSFEEYGHPTRVIGSQGHWNTLDYILEQFEQMKDYYTTETQNFTALSGKIRSFNLSDAKTNETFVNTTAFALSPPVKEFVGKLVEIPNLGCNPEDYEAALPKKDHDKGKGKKHHGGFWPWSKKPEEQVEPFMEDDEEHPKQGCHGKGKSTHQRIALIERGQCPFGDKVELAGKYGYHAAIIYDNDPEAEGGLHGTLGNPTNHSISTLGVTFSTGQELSRRVAKNKHYSLKFAMDSFVKQIKTTNVIADTKHGDPNNIVALGAHSDSVEDGPGINDDGSGTISLLTVAKQLTHFKINNKVRFAWWAAEEEGLIGSTYYADNLSKEENEKIRVFMDYDMMASPNYEYEVYDAHNKDCPAGSEELRDLYINFYKSRGLNYTLIPFDGRSDYVGFIDNGIPAGGIAAGAEKSNVFRGGVLDKCYHQLCDNLTNLAWDAFLVNTELIAHSVATYANSFTGFPERVINNGTLASAQGASYKVPLFPYRGDNLII is encoded by the coding sequence ATGAAGTTATCTCTGGGCACTGCAAGTGCCTCGTGTGTTTTGGCTGCCTCAATTGGCCGTGCCTTTGTGATTCCTGCTCCCTTCGAAGGTGCCTTTACAGCATCAGAGACTGAGACTGCTGGAGCAAACAATGTGGAAGAAACATATGAGGGctatttggaaagtttgGCAAATATGGCAAATATGGAAGGTTTAGATCTTGATACTGAAAATTTTCCCAGACCTCATATTCCTTATTTCTTAAAGCCACTAGtggaaactgaaaaattgcaatCAAAGATCTCTGTTGGAGATTTGAATTCAACtgcaattgatcttttccaCATTGCAAATTCTTCGTTCGAAGAATATGGACACCCAACAAGGGTTATTGGCTCTCAGGGCCATTGGAACACTTTGGATTACATCTTAGAACAGTTTGAACAGATGAAAGATTATTATACTACAGAAACTCAAAACTTCACCGCACTTTCTGGTAAGATCCGctctttcaatttatctGATGCTAAGACCAATGAGACTTTTGTTAATACTACTGCATTTGCCTTGTCACCTCCTGTCAAGGAATTTGTTGGTAAGTTGGtagaaattccaaatctgGGTTGTAATCCCGAAGATTATGAAGCAGCTTTGCCTAAGAAAGATCATGATAAGGGCAAAGGTAAGAAACACCACGGTGGTTTCTGGCCATGGAGTAAAAAACCTGAAGAACAGGTTGAACCGTTCatggaagatgatgaagaacatCCTAAACAGGGTTGTCATGGTAAGGGTAAATCCACCCACCAAAGGATCGCCCTAATTGAAAGAGGACAATGTCCATTTGGTGATAAAGTAGAATTGGCTGGTAAATATGGTTACCATGCAGCCATCATCTATGATAATGATCCTGAGGCTGAAGGTGGATTACATGGTACTTTGGGTAACCCAACTAATCACAGTATTTCCACTTTGGGTGTTACTTTCTCAACTGGTCAAGAACTGTCTCGTAGAGTTGCGAAGAACAAGCATTACTCTTTAAAATTTGCAATGGATTCATTCGTTAAACAAATTAAAACTACAAATGTTATTGCAGACACCAAACACGGTGACCCTAACAATATCGTGGCCCTAGGTGCTCATTCTGACTCTGTCGAAGATGGACCCGGTATTAACGATGATGGTTCTGGTACCATTTCTCTACTGACTGTGGCTAAACAATTGACCCATTTCAAGATTAACAATAAAGTTCGTTTTGCTTGGTGGGCTGCCGAAGAGGAAGGTTTGATTGGCTCCACTTATTATGCCGATAACTTGTCTaaggaggaaaatgaaaagattagAGTTTTCATGGATTATGATATGATGGCTTCTCCTAACTACGAATACGAGGTTTACGACGCTCATAATAAAGATTGCCCAGCAGGttcagaagaattgagagATCTGTACATCAACTTTTACAAATCAAGAGGATTGAACTACACTTTGATTCCATTTGACGGTAGATCCGATTATGTTGGATTTATTGATAACGGTATCCCTGCCGGTGGTATTGCTGCCGGTGCTGAAAAGTCAAACGTTTTCCGCGGTGGTGTCTTGGATAAGTGTTACCACCAATTGTGTGACAATTTGACCAACTTGGCTTGGGATGCATTCCTTGTCAACACTGAATTGATTGCACATTCCGTGGCTACCTATGCCAACTCGTTCACAGGGTTCCCTGAAAGAGTTATCAACAACGGTACGTTGGCTTCTGCTCAAGGAGCTAGTTATAAGGTACCATTGTTCCCTTACAGAGGTGACAACTTgatcatttga
- the PSF2 gene encoding DNA replication protein PSF2 (highly similar to uniprot|P40359 Saccharomyces cerevisiae YJL072C PSF2 Subunit of the GINS complex (Sld5p Psf1p Psf2p Psf3p) which binds to DNA replication origins and facilitates assembly of the DNA replication machinery) → MSLPDQLESTFSPEEIQFIVENEPIRIFPRVTTRKTKRPLPMGGGSNESVRWKLITTDDHNVNNMVAMQSTEVTLWLALLLKQQNKCSIVAPSWLTLKELDRSIQYEKTHVDRFCPVPWNWLVLAQVLFKRAPEHFHDPVHELRAKVQDLREIRQLKVLRGLRHLNESHLQLDNLSLLEINELRPFIVDVMDKLRQLHTAKGTMEDEEEE, encoded by the coding sequence ATGTCACTTCCTGACCAACTGGAGTCTACATTCTCACCAGAggaaattcaattcattgtAGAGAATGAACccattagaatttttcccCGTGTAACCACTAGAAAGACAAAGAGACCCCTTCCGATGGGAGGGGGTAGTAATGAAAGCGTTCGTTGGAAACTTATCACTACAGATGATCACAACGTTAACAATATGGTTGCTATGCAATCTACAGAAGTAACCCTCTGGCTCGCATTATTGTTAAAGCAACAGAACAAATGTAGTATTGTTGCCCCCTCATGGCTCACACTAAAGGAATTGGACAGAAGTATTCAATATGAAAAAACACATGTGGATAGATTCTGCCCTGTCCCTTGGAACTGGCTTGTGCTGGCACAAgtacttttcaaaagggCTCCTGAACATTTCCATGATCCGGTTCACGAATTGAGAGCTAAAGTACAAGATCTGAGAGAGATCCGCCAGCTAAAAGTGCTGAGGGGTCTTAGACACTTGAATGAATCGCATCTGCAACTAGATAACCTAAGTCTACTGGAGATAAACGAATTAAGGCCCTTCATCGTGGATGTTATGGATAAACTACGACAATTGCATACTGCAAAGGGAACCATggaagacgaagaagaagaatga
- a CDS encoding uncharacterized protein (highly similar to uniprot|P40359 Saccharomyces cerevisiae YJL072C): MYPCGSISDTITHFLYYSLSLTSYVKGTVFVSRAPESIKTNVVADLTTFSLLSSFGTAPIARLNSTNPNYQAMSFFQKLISFKPNKKQGIQQQASEDANKCLYTRDEEDFVHIYPSLSCSNGVANEDEESVDISKWEMAEILNQGNKIVVTKNNNKTKEDTLERLRRYRDRPSSSTRATVTEDTRPCMEDSRELEMFDDKRNRVTKGSRRRKYL; encoded by the coding sequence ATGTATCCCTGTGGTTCAATCTCTGACACTATTACTCATTTCCTCTACTACTCGTTATCTCTCACATCATACGTTAAGGGGACTGTTTTTGTTTCTCGAGCTCCTGAAAGTATAAAGACCAACGTGGTAGCGGATTTAACCACCTTTAGTCTACTTTCTTCCTTTGGAACTGCTCCAATCGCTCGATTGAATTctacaaatccaaattatCAAGCTATgtcattttttcaaaagttaaTCTCCTTCAAACCGAATAAGAAACAAGGTATCCAACAGCAGGCTTCTGAAGATGCAAACAAATGCCTTTACACtagagatgaagaagacttTGTTCACATTTATCCATCTTTGAGCTGTTCTAATGGTGTTgctaatgaagatgaagagagtGTAGATATTTCCAAGTGGGAAATGGCAGAAATATTGAATCAAGGGAATAAAATTGTAGTCActaaaaataataacaaaacTAAGGAAGATACGCTAGAAAGACTGCGTCGATACAGGGACAGACCTAGTAGCTCGACAAGGGCAACCGTTACTGAAGATACGAGGCCATGTATGGAGGattcaagagaattagaAATGTTCGATGATAAGAGGAATCGCGTCACGAAAGGTTCTCGCAGAAGGAAGTACCTTTAG
- a CDS encoding uncharacterized protein (similar to uniprot|P40361 Saccharomyces cerevisiae YJL070C and to uniprot|P38150 Saccharomyces cerevisiae YBR284W Hypothetical ORFs), with protein sequence MVVSLLLDEYETGLLDGQSSKVSSHIPIRDDERCPKYAVDTKSLSLDDIDSLPLWTKFDDQMIYGSPMYLEFDDESERVLGLSSHVNKPVPCDASQFHLETFREKNPFDKLADLRIKYILASSQDAGSNPKNQLDKWFLYPKPLPKFWKYSKDRRLQDEDDSSSEEFFKDDESPRQLSYHHRNRYTGQFFQLSKYREEFDNYRERNFLKPESPTIDLPGFEEFHNDLQFVIGVVQNDQLTRLSMRRLRYLKDKFELFQDLNAKAEKLQNKLVPYRDFYNSRKVDCDFNLSGCISQRQLSEFIWDKLNTEPNRVVYKTAQGEEITLRQLFEIGRSDDDEPIAIGLKLVDDQFLEWYRDVYLITLHVIPDLDPIEYLHGQPLRFYLLAKTFLEFDNYLEGEYLAQIFIDYVITNLEKAKYQTVQVSVDFQFQPRGTPSFWERFSHWLVKWNVVSNNVRWNVRIKRVYSRLYHCDKVENFQDYLDLIFEPLMSPENLEDIELQYLLSNLLNFDVVVCHSDDFIWHVFPDVLTKPKDWEAKGDNPTVTHYMYYIYAYLAILNSMRYENSLNTFTMRNYTSVLNNRTSQAGTVVDFNDQIESIVCNMLLCNGGLLQAEPLWNSQSTLSYIFYLLQIPIVATPLSSVSDLSPTPQQELKLLPPEFRLRHFSGITQSKQKTYTGNPFLEMLNVGMKVSLSSKSVLFNSSYTMDPIIEEYSVAASIYLLEAADLCELARNSVICSGYEGFYKRHWSGLRIDKTAYPSETVGHIDTWYDTEPNTSERHNVPLIRRSFRKDTLHQEWCFILGQRG encoded by the coding sequence ATGGTTGTTTCTTTACTGTTAGATGAGTATGAAACTGGATTGTTAGATGGTCAATCTTCCAAGGTATCTTCACATATACCGATAAGGGATGATGAGAGGTGTCCCAAATATGCAGTTGATACTAAAAGCCTTTCCTTGGATGATATTGATAGTCTACCACTCTGGACTAAATTCGATGACCAAATGATTTACGGCTCGCCAATGTATCTGGAATTTGACGATGAAAGTGAACGTGTACTGGGACTAAGCTCCCATGTTAATAAACCGGTCCCTTGTGATGCTTCCCAATTCCACTTAGAAACttttagagaaaagaatccatttgataaattagcGGATTTAAGAATTAAATACATTCTGGCATCTTCTCAAGATGCAGGTTCTAACCCAaagaatcaattggataaatgGTTCCTGTACCCGAAACCACTGcccaaattttggaaatattcAAAGGATAGAAGATTGCAAGACGAAGACGATAGTTCAagtgaagaatttttcaaggaTGATGAATCCCCCAGGCAACTAAGTTACCACCATCGCAATCGCTATACGGgacaatttttccaactgTCAAAATATAGGGAAGAGTTTGATAATTATAGGGAAAGAAACTTTCTCAAACCTGAGTCTCCAACGATAGATTTGCCAGGgtttgaagaatttcacAATGATCTGCAATTCGTAATTGGGGTTGTACAGAATGACCAACTGACGAGATTGTCGATGAGAAGGTTACGTTATTTAAAGGATaaatttgaacttttccaagatttgaatGCAAAAGCTGAAAAACTCCAGAATAAATTAGTTCCATATCGTGATTTTTACAACTCTCGTAAGGTTGATTgtgatttcaatttaagCGGATGTATAAGTCAAAGACAATTGAGTGAATTCATTTGGGATAAATTAAATACAGAACCTAATCGTGTGGTTTATAAGACAGCCCAAGGTGAAGAGATTACATTAAGACAACTTTTTGAGATTGGTCGATCGGATGACGATGAGCCTATTGCCATCGGATTAAAACTTGTCGAcgatcaatttttggaatggTATAGAGATGTCTATTTGATTACATTACACGTTATTCCCGATTTGGATCCCATAGAATATTTGCATGGTCAGCCTCTAAGGTTTTATCTTTTAGCCAAGACGTTCCTCGAATTTGACAATTATCTGGAGGGTGAATATTTGGCACAGATTTTTATCGATTATGTCATTacaaatttggaaaaagcCAAATATCAAACCGTACAAGTCTCTGTGGATTTCCAGTTTCAACCTAGGGGTACACCTAGCTTTTGGGAAAGATTTTCCCATTGGTTAGTTAAATGGAATGTGGTTTCGAATAACGTTCGTTGGAATGTGCGAATTAAAAGGGTTTACTCGAGACTGTATCATTGTGACAAAGTAGAAAATTTCCAAGACTATTTAGATCTGATTTTCGAACCATTGATGAGCCCTGAAAACTTGGAAGATATCGAATTGCAATATCTACTGTCGAATTTACTCAATTTTGACGTAGTCGTTTGTCATTCTGATGATTTCATATGGCATGTCTTCCCCGACGTCTTGACAAAACCAAAGGATTGGGAAGCCAAGGGTGATAATCCAACGGTTACGCATTACATGTATTACATCTATGCCTACTTGGCAATTTTGAACTCAATGAGGTAcgaaaattctttgaacacTTTTACAATGAGAAATTACACTTCAGTTTTGAATAATAGAACTTCGCAGGCAGGTACAGTCGTCGATTTTAACGACCAAATTGAGTCGATTGTTTGTAACATGTTGCTGTGCAATGGAGGTCTCTTACAAGCTGAACCGCTATGGAATTCTCAAAGTACATTATCATACATTTTTTACCTGCTGCAAATCCCCATAGTGGCTACACCTCTGTCCTCTGTTAGTGACCtttcaccaacaccacagcaagaattaaaattattaccaccagaatTCAGGCTTAGACATTTTTCCGGAATTACGCAAAGTAAGCAAAAGACTTATACGGGAAATCCTTTCCTTGAGATGCTAAATGTAGGAATGAAGGTTTCTCTGTCAAGTAAATCTGTGCTTTTCAACAGTTCCTACACAATGGATCCAATCATCGAAGAGTATAGCGTAGCGGCAAGCATATACTTATTAGAGGCCGCTGATCTCTGCGAGTTAGCTCGGAATAGTGTGATTTGCAGTGGTTACGAAGGATTTTACAAACGCCACTGGTCTGGATTAAGAATTGACAAAACCGCCTATCCATCCGAAACTGTTGGTCACATAGATACCTGGTATGATACAGAGCCAAATACTTCTGAAAGGCACAACGTACCACTTATCAGACGTTCCTTCAGAAAAGATACTTTACATCAAGAGTGGTGCTTTATATTGGGGCAGAGGGGTTAG